In Brassica napus cultivar Da-Ae chromosome A3, Da-Ae, whole genome shotgun sequence, the sequence AAGACAGAAACAGCGGTAATAACACCTTAGACCCACTACTCCAGTACATGACCATCCCTAGAATGAGAGAACCTCCTCCGATCCTCTTCCCCGTACCCGAAGAAGGCGAAGTCGCCATCCCCATGCCCATGACACCAAAGGAGTTCAAAGACCGTTTAATCTTCGGACCCTTCTCCCGCTCCCCCCGTGACTCCTCCTCTCAGTACTTCGACTCCCTCTCTCAGAAACACTCCCCCTCTTCTTCCTCCGCCACCGccaccgccgccgccgccgccggagAAGCATTCTCCGACGCCTCAACCGCCGACCCTCTCCTCCCGCCGCAGCCTGAGCCATGGTCTCACGGCCACGCGCTCCACCGCTCCAAAACCGCGCCCGCGATGGCCGTGATCaacgaccaccaccaccacccgACGCCGCAGCAGAAGGACCTCGACTCGTCGCGCTCCGTCGTGAGACAAGCCTTCGCTCTCCTCGTCGTGTACCTCTCCTTGGGCGTGCTCATCTACTGGCTGAACCGCGATCACTACGTGGTGAATCAGACCCACCCCGTCGTCGATGGGTTGTACTTTTGCATCGTCACGATGTGCACGATCGGGTACGGAGACATAACTCCCAACAGTGTCGTCACCAAGCTGTTCTCGATCATGTTCGTCCTTGTCGGGTTtggttttatagatattttgcTTAGCGGGATGGTTTCTTACGTTCTTGACCTTCAAGAGAGTTACATGTTAGACTCCGCTAAGCGGAGAGACGAGCCTGATCATAAAACGAGGTCGTATATAATCGATGTGAAGAAAGGGAGGATGAGGATTAGGTTGAAAGTTGGTTTAGCGTTAGGTGTTGTGGTGTTGTGCATTGCTCTTGGTGTTGGGATCATGCATTTTATTGAAGGAATCGGTTGGTTGGATTCGTTTTATCTCTCGGTTATGTCGGTTACTACTGTTGGGTATGGAGACAGAGCGTTTAAGACTCTGCCCGGTAGGCTTTTCGCCGCGGTGTGGCTGCTTGTGTCTACGTTAGCCGTGGCTCGGGCGTTTTTGTATTTGGCTGAGGCGAGAGTTGATAAGAGGAATAGGGAACGGGCGAAGAAAGTGCTGTGTGAGGCGATGTCTGTCTCTCAGTTCTTTGCTGCTGATATCGATAACAATGGCTGTGTGAGGTATTTGATACTATTCATTTTATATGGTTTGGCACACTCTGTTAGGTTTTAAATGAATCTTTAATCGCATTTTATGGATACAAGACatgttatacatatatatgcttTGTTTGGTAGCTCTAATGTGATATATATTCTtgttttttgtgtgtgtctgtgtgtgtgttttagtaAAGCGGAGTATGTGATTTACAAACTTAAGGAGATGGAGAAAATAACGGACAAAGACATAACTCCAATCTCTAAACAGTTTGATAAACTCGACCGATGCAGCAACGGAAAGATTACTCTTGGAGATCTCTTGGAGAGTAGCAGTGGCGATTGATCCTcttgcaactttttttttttgcttttagcTTAGTTTACAGTAGTAGTTAAATTACAAACCTAATCAACGATGCTGAATTATTAATGATAATTGATAAGTAGTCAGGTCTCTAG encodes:
- the LOC106440192 gene encoding two-pore potassium channel 3-like, with protein sequence MAEDRNSGNNTLDPLLQYMTIPRMREPPPILFPVPEEGEVAIPMPMTPKEFKDRLIFGPFSRSPRDSSSQYFDSLSQKHSPSSSSATATAAAAAGEAFSDASTADPLLPPQPEPWSHGHALHRSKTAPAMAVINDHHHHPTPQQKDLDSSRSVVRQAFALLVVYLSLGVLIYWLNRDHYVVNQTHPVVDGLYFCIVTMCTIGYGDITPNSVVTKLFSIMFVLVGFGFIDILLSGMVSYVLDLQESYMLDSAKRRDEPDHKTRSYIIDVKKGRMRIRLKVGLALGVVVLCIALGVGIMHFIEGIGWLDSFYLSVMSVTTVGYGDRAFKTLPGRLFAAVWLLVSTLAVARAFLYLAEARVDKRNRERAKKVLCEAMSVSQFFAADIDNNGCVSKAEYVIYKLKEMEKITDKDITPISKQFDKLDRCSNGKITLGDLLESSSGD